Proteins encoded by one window of uncultured Draconibacterium sp.:
- a CDS encoding glycosyltransferase family 4 protein, with the protein MNIIYCLPEMSLPGGIGRVTAIKSNYLVRHNHQVSIVTTCQKGSKSFYPLDPNIDFYDLGINFIDNRKLSLLRRLKNRTVLLKRYKKQLSVLIDKIKPDIVVSTFNTETSFLYKLKDGSKKILESHFNHDVLLIRNNAFNLSITRRIINIIKTYLNERLIKRYDVFVVLTEQDAKLWKYPNNLHVIPNMISFENNEPTDIAQKQVIAVGRLDAQKRFDRLIDIWGKVVKKNKEWILQIYGKGPDIQLLKNQIARKNLENYIQINKPVTNIKEKYLESSILTMTSSFEGLPLTLIEAMSLGIPCVSYSCKCGPADIITHEKNGFLIKEGDESKFMSSLLMLMENDELRRNMSHQAFLSSQRYSVDRIMSVWTKLFNETVKN; encoded by the coding sequence ATGAATATAATTTATTGTCTACCAGAAATGTCACTTCCTGGAGGAATTGGAAGGGTTACTGCAATAAAATCGAATTATTTAGTCCGGCATAATCATCAGGTAAGTATTGTTACGACTTGCCAGAAAGGAAGTAAATCGTTTTATCCATTGGATCCGAATATTGATTTTTATGATTTAGGCATTAATTTTATTGACAATAGGAAATTATCTCTATTGAGAAGACTAAAAAATCGAACTGTATTATTAAAAAGATACAAAAAACAATTATCAGTTTTAATTGACAAAATTAAACCAGACATTGTAGTCTCCACCTTTAACACCGAAACATCTTTTTTATACAAACTAAAAGATGGCAGTAAAAAAATACTGGAAAGTCATTTCAATCACGACGTTCTATTAATTCGTAATAATGCATTCAATCTTTCTATAACCAGAAGGATAATCAATATAATAAAAACATATTTAAATGAACGACTCATTAAAAGATATGATGTATTTGTAGTATTAACAGAACAGGATGCAAAATTGTGGAAATACCCTAATAACTTGCATGTTATACCCAATATGATATCATTTGAAAACAATGAGCCAACTGATATAGCACAAAAGCAAGTGATTGCAGTTGGAAGACTGGATGCTCAAAAAAGGTTTGACAGGTTAATTGATATTTGGGGCAAGGTGGTTAAAAAAAACAAAGAATGGATACTCCAGATTTACGGTAAAGGCCCAGATATCCAGTTGCTTAAAAACCAAATTGCCAGAAAAAACCTTGAGAACTATATTCAAATAAATAAGCCAGTTACAAATATTAAGGAAAAATACTTAGAGTCATCAATATTAACAATGACCTCTTCATTTGAAGGCTTACCATTGACCTTAATTGAAGCAATGTCTTTGGGGATTCCCTGTGTTTCTTATTCATGCAAATGTGGGCCGGCAGATATTATAACACACGAAAAAAACGGTTTCTTAATAAAGGAAGGAGACGAAAGTAAATTTATGAGTAGTTTATTAATGCTAATGGAAAATGATGAATTGAGAAGAAACATGTCACATCAGGCATTTTTAAGTAGCCAAAGATATTCTGTTGACAGAATAATGTCTGTCTGGACCAAACTTTTTAACGAGACTGTAAAGAATTGA
- a CDS encoding glycosyltransferase, protein MKKMAIFIDCTNKYPLSFSANNTKTDFIARGLISNGWDTTVIGSIVGQNISKIQHGRTPDGVKYFILKRKRNVIISLLKNAILQYKLIVKTRIKSGTNILIIDTGYLALLLLHVMMAKLLKFKIAHIITEWPLTHNTSITQKIYVNLFGYFCDTILPISSALEEKVIKFKKPVFRLPILADFSNYQNLDNNIGAYFSYCAHAGYIRNIDIFIQATEKCIRDNLKIDLILVLYGRQQQIDIIGNLIKEKRLDHSIKILTKVRSDELNMLYAKSLALLAPMDPNSLQDKYRFSQKMAEYLSSGRPIITSNVGDIGYYLNNNEDIYFTQHSSEGYYEKMKYVLKHRKEANKVGASGFKKGSKFFHFKTVSQNLALHFSALS, encoded by the coding sequence ATGAAAAAGATGGCCATATTTATTGATTGTACAAACAAGTATCCTCTATCCTTTTCAGCCAATAATACTAAAACTGATTTTATTGCAAGAGGTTTAATAAGTAATGGATGGGATACAACTGTAATAGGTAGTATTGTTGGTCAAAATATATCAAAAATACAACATGGCAGGACACCTGATGGGGTTAAGTATTTTATATTGAAAAGAAAAAGGAATGTTATTATTTCACTATTAAAGAACGCAATTTTACAATATAAATTAATAGTAAAAACAAGAATTAAGTCAGGGACAAATATCTTAATAATTGATACTGGATATCTTGCACTACTATTACTACATGTAATGATGGCTAAACTATTAAAGTTTAAAATTGCGCATATCATAACCGAATGGCCATTAACTCATAATACTTCAATAACACAAAAGATATATGTAAATTTATTTGGATACTTCTGCGATACAATACTCCCGATTAGTTCGGCTTTGGAAGAGAAAGTGATAAAATTTAAAAAACCAGTATTCAGATTACCAATTTTAGCAGATTTTTCAAATTATCAAAATTTAGACAATAACATTGGTGCCTATTTTTCTTATTGTGCACATGCAGGGTATATTAGAAACATCGATATTTTTATTCAAGCAACCGAAAAATGCATTCGAGATAATTTAAAAATAGACCTTATTCTGGTATTATATGGAAGACAGCAGCAAATTGATATTATAGGCAATTTGATTAAAGAGAAAAGGTTAGATCATTCAATTAAAATACTAACGAAGGTTCGATCCGATGAATTAAACATGCTGTATGCCAAATCATTGGCACTATTAGCCCCAATGGATCCAAACTCATTACAGGATAAATATCGATTTTCACAAAAAATGGCGGAATATCTTAGTAGTGGTCGACCAATTATTACATCTAATGTTGGAGATATAGGTTACTATCTGAATAATAATGAAGATATATATTTTACACAACACTCTTCTGAAGGGTATTATGAAAAAATGAAATATGTATTAAAACATAGAAAAGAAGCCAATAAGGTGGGAGCTAGTGGCTTTAAAAAAGGGAGTAAATTTTTTCATTTTAAAACCGTTTCTCAGAACCTAGCATTGCATTTTTCTGCACTATCCTAA
- a CDS encoding acyltransferase family protein, whose product MQIKKLEWADDLRIFAILAVIVIHAVIPIVHNFNSISLKYWWLGNILNSASRFCIPVFLMLTGALMLPKEYQLGDFFKKRMLRILLPFILWNFIYIVYKWNRDSIEINFLEYSLSQFQGGAYYHLWYVYMIIGIYLIFPVLNKWIKYASIVEMRYFLVIWIISLLLKVPSVKNYFPNINLGYFAEFIGYPVLGHYLNIISIRKVKQVSILLFIGGITITAIGAYVLSNVQKAINEDFYSYLSLNVMMSSIGIFLFIKNTNLFKPSRYKIFKLMGDHSYGIYLSHLLFLELMINVGITWDFLHPFIGIPLTILLCLILSSLTVILINKLPLGYLFSG is encoded by the coding sequence ATGCAGATTAAGAAACTGGAATGGGCTGATGATTTAAGAATTTTTGCAATCCTTGCTGTTATAGTAATACATGCAGTAATTCCAATCGTGCATAATTTCAATTCAATTTCGTTGAAATACTGGTGGCTTGGAAATATACTAAATAGTGCCTCCCGGTTTTGTATACCTGTATTTTTAATGCTAACAGGCGCATTAATGCTTCCAAAAGAATATCAACTTGGTGATTTTTTCAAAAAAAGAATGCTAAGAATTCTTCTTCCTTTTATCCTTTGGAATTTTATTTATATCGTGTATAAGTGGAATCGGGATTCCATTGAGATTAATTTTTTAGAATATTCTTTGTCACAATTTCAAGGTGGTGCTTATTATCATTTATGGTATGTTTATATGATCATAGGAATTTATTTAATATTTCCAGTCTTAAATAAATGGATTAAATATGCTTCGATAGTAGAAATGAGATATTTTCTTGTTATATGGATAATTTCACTACTTCTAAAAGTTCCTTCTGTTAAAAATTATTTTCCAAATATCAACTTAGGTTATTTTGCTGAATTCATCGGTTATCCTGTTTTAGGTCATTATTTGAACATAATATCAATACGAAAAGTTAAGCAGGTTTCTATATTATTGTTTATAGGAGGAATAACAATAACGGCAATTGGTGCTTATGTTTTAAGTAACGTACAAAAAGCAATAAACGAGGATTTTTATTCATATTTAAGCCTAAACGTTATGATGTCCTCTATTGGGATATTTTTATTTATTAAAAACACTAATTTATTTAAGCCCAGCCGCTATAAAATATTTAAGTTAATGGGCGACCATAGTTATGGGATATACTTGTCTCACCTGCTATTCTTAGAATTAATGATAAATGTTGGTATAACCTGGGATTTTTTACATCCTTTTATTGGTATTCCTTTAACAATACTACTATGTCTAATTCTATCGTCATTAACTGTTATCTTAATCAATAAGTTACCACTCGGCTATTTATTTTCAGGATGA
- a CDS encoding sugar transferase: MIKERESTFERINVIIQIFWTLMCFYAVLWISKVNIIETQDHLILAIVIIPVWFTLLEIYEMGTMARIQGFRSIIKKYICLNLIGIVLLFLVFHIFNLYSMPGTIFLKFGVTNIFILSIQKVVGRMMINFFRRKGYNYRTILIIADDTSIPFIQQIIDTDRWGYRINGIVTQSDKVKELFGTQYSILPENEDFAHLIDEKVIDEVFFCKHDFDTNSIRQLISECREIGVGFHLHNKVLSFGGLAPRLTFLNRQFFLSFRNTPENYVTHQIKGAIDFFLSLIFLTVVSPFMLIIALLIKMEDGGPIIFKQVRVGKHGRLFKCLKFRTMVVNAEEMKEKLMQLNEQDGPVFKIKNDPRITKVGKILRKTSLDELPQFINVLLGDMSIVGPRPPVPSEVKRYKRCLIRRLSVTPGITCIWQVSGRNNIPFDKWMEMDMQYIDNWSLTLDFIIMIKTLKVILSHDGQ; this comes from the coding sequence ATGATAAAGGAACGGGAATCGACCTTTGAAAGAATAAATGTGATTATCCAAATATTTTGGACTCTAATGTGTTTTTATGCTGTATTGTGGATATCAAAAGTGAATATTATTGAAACACAGGACCATTTGATATTAGCTATTGTAATTATTCCTGTTTGGTTTACCCTACTGGAAATATATGAGATGGGAACAATGGCACGAATCCAAGGATTTAGGTCAATAATTAAAAAATACATATGCTTAAACCTAATCGGCATTGTTCTTCTGTTTCTTGTTTTTCATATTTTCAATTTATATTCAATGCCTGGAACCATCTTCTTAAAGTTTGGAGTGACCAATATTTTCATTCTTTCAATACAAAAAGTTGTAGGAAGGATGATGATAAATTTTTTCAGAAGAAAAGGATACAATTACAGAACAATACTAATTATTGCTGATGATACCAGTATCCCCTTCATTCAACAAATAATTGATACAGATCGATGGGGATATCGAATTAATGGCATTGTAACCCAATCCGATAAGGTTAAAGAACTATTCGGTACACAGTATTCAATACTTCCCGAGAATGAAGATTTTGCCCACTTGATTGATGAAAAAGTTATTGATGAAGTATTTTTCTGTAAACATGATTTTGATACAAACTCAATAAGGCAACTTATCAGCGAATGCAGAGAGATTGGCGTAGGTTTTCATCTCCACAATAAAGTCCTTTCATTTGGTGGTCTTGCTCCACGACTAACATTTCTAAACCGACAATTTTTCCTATCGTTTAGAAATACTCCTGAAAACTATGTTACACATCAGATAAAGGGAGCAATAGACTTCTTCTTATCCTTAATTTTTTTAACAGTGGTTTCTCCATTTATGTTGATTATTGCTTTGTTAATAAAGATGGAAGACGGAGGCCCCATTATATTCAAACAAGTAAGAGTTGGAAAACATGGGCGACTATTTAAATGTTTGAAATTCAGAACGATGGTTGTAAATGCTGAAGAAATGAAAGAAAAACTTATGCAATTAAATGAACAAGATGGACCTGTTTTCAAAATAAAAAATGATCCGAGAATCACTAAGGTTGGTAAAATTTTGCGTAAAACATCCTTAGATGAGTTGCCTCAATTTATAAATGTACTTTTAGGAGATATGTCCATCGTAGGACCTCGGCCTCCGGTGCCATCAGAAGTGAAACGATATAAACGTTGTTTGATCCGGCGATTGAGCGTCACTCCCGGAATTACATGCATATGGCAAGTGTCAGGTAGAAATAATATTCCGTTTGACAAATGGATGGAAATGGATATGCAGTATATTGACAATTGGTCGTTGACTCTAGATTTCATTATTATGATAAAAACTTTGAAGGTAATTTTGAGCCATGATGGACAATAA
- a CDS encoding WecB/TagA/CpsF family glycosyltransferase, with the protein MNLQLSHLPLYNNDLKSLPNKKLLINTINAHCYNIAQNDRVYVNALQKSDVLLPDGISIVLAKRILDSRSINKIAGSDLFFYEMERLNKSGGKCFFLGSSNETLAKIKVRASIMYPMVKIKYYSPPFVAKFTKHDNNIMLKVINCFKPDVLFIGMTAPKQEKWAYENFDNLNVGHICTIGAVFDFFAGTVSRAPNWIIKIGFEWLYRLYKEPRRLWRRYLIGNFVFIYLILKEKTQSLLCKLYAEKLPNEAQRIKK; encoded by the coding sequence ATGAATTTGCAACTCTCTCACCTTCCTCTTTATAACAATGATTTAAAAAGTTTGCCAAACAAAAAGTTGTTAATAAATACAATTAATGCACATTGTTATAATATTGCTCAAAACGACCGTGTATATGTTAATGCACTTCAAAAATCCGATGTTTTATTACCTGATGGAATTAGTATTGTGCTTGCAAAACGTATATTAGACTCCAGGAGTATTAATAAAATTGCAGGATCAGATTTGTTTTTTTATGAAATGGAAAGACTAAATAAGTCTGGTGGAAAATGTTTCTTTTTAGGAAGTAGTAACGAAACTCTTGCCAAAATTAAGGTGCGAGCCAGTATAATGTATCCGATGGTAAAGATAAAATACTACTCACCACCGTTTGTGGCCAAATTTACCAAACATGACAATAATATTATGCTTAAAGTTATTAATTGCTTCAAACCGGATGTATTATTTATTGGAATGACAGCCCCTAAGCAAGAAAAGTGGGCTTATGAGAACTTTGACAACTTAAATGTTGGCCATATTTGTACCATAGGTGCAGTTTTCGATTTCTTTGCAGGAACTGTATCGCGCGCGCCCAATTGGATTATCAAGATTGGATTTGAGTGGCTATATCGCTTATATAAAGAACCGCGCCGGTTATGGCGTAGATATTTAATTGGGAACTTTGTTTTTATCTATCTCATTTTAAAAGAAAAAACACAATCGCTATTATGTAAGTTGTATGCAGAAAAGCTACCGAATGAAGCTCAAAGAATAAAAAAATAA